One region of Lactobacillus johnsonii genomic DNA includes:
- the dltC gene encoding D-alanine--poly(phosphoribitol) ligase subunit DltC, giving the protein MDTKQAVLDILNELTGEDLSDQMDENIFENGLLDSMATVQMLLELQDKCDVTAPVSEFHREDWDTPNKIIAKVESLRNE; this is encoded by the coding sequence ATGGATACAAAGCAAGCTGTTTTAGATATTTTAAATGAATTAACTGGTGAAGATTTAAGTGATCAAATGGATGAAAACATTTTTGAAAATGGTTTGTTAGATTCCATGGCAACTGTTCAAATGTTACTTGAATTACAAGATAAGTGTGATGTAACTGCACCAGTATCAGAATTTCACCGTGAAGATTGGGATACTCCAAACAAAATCATTGCAAAAGTAGAAAGCTTAAGAAATGAGTAA
- the dltB gene encoding D-alanyl-lipoteichoic acid biosynthesis protein DltB, translating to MINIQPYSNPRYFVILFIALLPLIIGLYHGRRFKTYEAFVSLLFLFLMFNGKDWIQGVQLIGYVIFQFIVTFAYQKYVNSGRNKTSVFCLAVILAILPLAAVKIAPLVPNKTADLIGFFGISYLTFKTVQVIMELRDKTIKKVDPITYARFLLFFPTISSGPIDRYRRFKEDYDKAPERDKYIENLKFGTRYIFQGFLYKFIIGYVFGTLWLPQLAKDAIFYGQANGGLRLSWALLGYMYCYSMYLFFDFAGYSLFAVGTSYFMGIRTPMNFNKPFISQNIKDFWNRWHMTLSFWFRDFIFMRFTFFAMKHKLVKNRIRLSQLAYFVDFLIMGFWHGLTWYYIVYGIYHALAIIINDIWLRFKRKHRKQIPHNKFTKWFAIFLTFNVVCFSFLIFSGFLSTLWFGWK from the coding sequence GTGATCAATATTCAACCATATAGTAATCCGCGTTACTTTGTTATTCTTTTTATTGCGCTTTTGCCATTAATTATTGGTTTATATCATGGACGGCGCTTTAAAACATACGAAGCTTTCGTTTCCTTACTATTCTTGTTTTTAATGTTTAATGGTAAAGACTGGATACAGGGAGTTCAATTAATTGGATACGTTATTTTTCAATTTATAGTTACTTTTGCTTATCAAAAATATGTTAATTCTGGAAGGAATAAAACCTCTGTCTTTTGTTTAGCAGTTATCCTAGCAATTTTGCCACTAGCGGCAGTAAAGATTGCACCATTAGTGCCAAATAAAACTGCTGATTTGATTGGATTTTTCGGAATTTCCTATTTAACTTTCAAAACAGTGCAAGTTATTATGGAACTTCGCGATAAAACAATTAAGAAGGTTGATCCAATTACTTATGCAAGGTTTTTACTTTTCTTCCCAACTATTTCATCAGGTCCTATTGACCGCTATCGGAGATTTAAGGAAGATTACGATAAGGCTCCTGAGAGAGATAAGTACATTGAAAATTTGAAGTTTGGTACAAGATATATTTTTCAAGGATTCCTATATAAATTCATTATTGGGTATGTATTTGGTACCTTATGGCTTCCTCAATTAGCTAAAGATGCAATTTTTTATGGGCAAGCTAATGGGGGATTACGCCTATCTTGGGCTCTGCTCGGTTATATGTACTGTTACAGTATGTACTTATTCTTTGACTTTGCAGGATATTCTTTATTTGCAGTAGGTACGTCATATTTTATGGGAATTAGAACTCCTATGAACTTCAATAAACCATTTATTTCTCAAAACATTAAAGATTTCTGGAATAGATGGCACATGACTCTATCTTTCTGGTTCCGTGATTTTATCTTTATGCGTTTTACATTCTTTGCAATGAAGCATAAATTGGTGAAAAATAGAATCAGATTATCGCAATTAGCATATTTTGTAGATTTCTTAATTATGGGTTTCTGGCACGGCTTAACGTGGTACTATATCGTATATGGTATTTACCATGCTTTGGCAATTATCATTAATGATATTTGGTTAAGGTTTAAGCGCAAGCACCGTAAGCAAATTCCACATAATAAATTTACAAAGTGGTTTGCGATTTTCTTAACATTTAATGTTGTTTGTTTCAGTTTCCTAATTTTCTCAGGTTTCTTGAGTACATTATGGTTTGGCTGGAAGTAG